A section of the Halopiger aswanensis genome encodes:
- the pyrB gene encoding aspartate carbamoyltransferase: protein MRHDHLITSKQLSRGDIETVLDRAAEIDADRAAVADRHAGKLLGLLFFEPSTRTKMSFETAMKRLGGDVVDMGSVESSSVKKGETLADTVRVIEGYTDALVLRHPKQGAATMASEFIDVPLLNAGDGAGHHPTQTLLDLYTIRENAGLDDLTIGIMGDLKYGRTVHSLAYALTNFDTSQHFISPESLQLPREVVYDLHQQQDAQIREHESLEEVLPSLDVLYVTRIQRERFPDEQEYQKVAGEYQIDSETLEAADDDLTVMHPLPRVDEIAPEIDETDHAAYFEQAHNGVPVRMALLDLLLSDAEGQGGETDE from the coding sequence ATGCGCCACGATCACCTCATCACGAGCAAACAGCTTTCGCGGGGGGACATCGAAACCGTCCTCGATCGGGCGGCCGAGATCGACGCCGACCGGGCGGCCGTCGCCGACCGCCACGCGGGGAAACTGCTCGGGCTCCTCTTTTTCGAGCCGAGCACGCGGACGAAGATGAGCTTCGAAACCGCGATGAAGCGCCTGGGGGGCGACGTCGTCGACATGGGTTCGGTCGAATCCTCGAGCGTCAAGAAGGGGGAGACGCTCGCCGATACCGTTCGGGTCATCGAAGGCTACACCGACGCGCTCGTCTTGCGCCACCCCAAACAGGGCGCGGCGACGATGGCAAGCGAGTTTATCGACGTCCCGCTGCTGAACGCGGGCGACGGTGCGGGCCACCACCCGACCCAGACCCTCCTCGATCTCTACACGATCCGGGAGAACGCCGGCCTGGACGACCTCACCATCGGGATCATGGGCGACCTGAAGTACGGCCGAACCGTCCACTCGCTGGCCTACGCGCTGACGAACTTCGATACGAGCCAGCACTTCATCAGTCCCGAGAGCCTGCAACTCCCGCGGGAGGTCGTCTACGACCTCCACCAGCAGCAGGACGCCCAGATCCGCGAGCACGAATCGCTCGAGGAGGTCCTGCCCTCGCTGGACGTGCTCTACGTCACCCGCATCCAGCGCGAGCGGTTCCCCGACGAACAGGAGTACCAGAAGGTGGCCGGCGAGTACCAGATCGATAGCGAGACGCTCGAGGCGGCCGACGACGACCTGACGGTGATGCACCCGCTGCCCCGCGTCGACGAGATCGCGCCGGAGATCGACGAGACCGACCACGCGGCGTACTTCGAGCAGGCACACAACGGCGTTCCCGTGCGGATGGCGCTGCTGGATCTCCTGCTAAGCGACGCCGAGGGACAGGGAGGTGAGACCGATGAGTGA